Proteins from a genomic interval of Trifolium pratense cultivar HEN17-A07 linkage group LG6, ARS_RC_1.1, whole genome shotgun sequence:
- the LOC123892379 gene encoding uncharacterized protein LOC123892379 — translation MAAVWWIWRARNAFCLDNDLVPHFSLKMRIVDYALLLKNCDFNQHETTLPKLMRWNAFGGTGMILNVDGCSIGNPGISNFGGLIRNADGAWIQGFFAITFVTEPVDVWHHYAANNIKDILNRDWQVLILHTFREGNVCADYFAKLGANSNEVFPSIANPPAGHNLCLLADASGICFYR, via the exons ATGGCGGCAGTTTGGTGGATTTGGAGGGCCAGGAATGCTTTTTGCTTGGACAATGATCTGGTTCCACATTTTTCTCTCAAAATGCGCATAGTGGACTATGCTCTTTTGCTTAAGAATTGTGACTTTAATCAGCACGAGACGACGCTTCCGAAGTTAATGAGGTGGAATGCATTTGGCGGCACTGGCATGATCTTGAATGTGGACGGATGTAGTATTGGTAATCCTGGTATTTCCAATTTTGGGGGATTGATTCGCAATGCAGATGGAGCTTGGATTCAGGGTTTCTTTG CGATTACTTTTGTTACCGAACCTGTGGATGTGTGGCATCATTATGCAGCCAATAACATCAAGGACATCCTGAATAGAGATTGGCAGGTCCTAATCCTCCATACCTTCCGAGAGGGCAACGTCTGCGCCGACTATTTTGCTAAGCTTGGTGCTAACAGTAATGAAGTCTTCCCTTCCATTGCCAACCCGCCTGCTGGTCACAATCTTTGCCTTCTAGCTGATGCTAGTGGGATTTGTTTCTATAGATAA
- the LOC123889908 gene encoding L-type lectin-domain containing receptor kinase S.4-like isoform X1 — MQTYLQFLASVLVFLFVPVLSQLDQLMYAGFKDVGPNNLTLDGTAVIEKNGIIRLTNETNRIMSHAFYSSPFQLKNSTTGKAFSFSSSFAFAVVSEFPKFGGHGMAFTIAPSKHLKGLPIQYLGLLNSSSVGNFSNHLFAVELDTAKDLDFGDINDNHVGIDINTLKSNASVTAGYYTTDSTKQDINIKSGKPILVWVDYDSSVNLVSVTLSPTSIKPKTPILSLHMDLSPILLDNMYVGFSASTGMLASSHYLLGWSFKINGPAPRLDLSSLPQPPQPKKKHMSLIFITGISLTASVIVLCFVVFGIYLFRKIKNADVIEAWELQIGPHRYSYQELKKATKGFKEKELLGQGGFGRVYKGTLPKSKIQVAVKRVSHESKQGLREFVSEISSLGRLCHRNLVQLLGWCRRRGDLLLVYDFMANGSLDKYLFDDAEIVLSWEQRFKIIKDVASGLSFLHEGYEQVVIHRDVKASNVLLDFELNGKLGDFGLARLYEHGANPGTTRVVGTLGYLAPELPRTGKASTSSDVFAFGALLLEVACGRRPIEPKALEQELVLVEWVWEKYKQGMLLEVVDPKLNGSFDECEVIMVLKLGMICSNDMPTIRPSMRQVVMILDGEVELPNELRKPGIIDSQEGFDEFLHSIGTSSFDKTSSSSYLGNRDVNTNTSSISFANSP; from the coding sequence ATGCAAACCTATCTTCAATTCTTGGCATCAGTTTTGGTGTTCCTCTTTGTTCCAGTTTTATCCCAACTTGACCAGCTCATGTATGCAGGATTCAAGGATGTTGGTCCCAACAATCTAACCTTGGATGGAACTGCAGTGATAGAGAAAAATGGAATAATAAGATTAACAAATGAAACAAACAGAATAATGAGTCACGCTTTTTACTCTTCACCTTTTCAGCTAAAGAACTCAACAACTGGTAAagctttttccttttcttcatcttttgcTTTTGCTGTTGTTTCTGAGTTTCCTAAATTTGGTGGTCATGGCATGGCTTTCACAATAGCACCTTCTAAGCATCTCAAAGGTTTACCTATTCAGTATCTTGGTCTTCTCAATTCAAGTAGTGTTGGTAATTTCTCTAACCATCTTTTTGCTGTTGAGTTGGACACTGCCAAAGACTTAGATTTTGGTGATATCAATGATAACCATGTTGGAATAGACATCAATACTTTGAAGTCAAATGCATCTGTTACTGCTGGTTATTACACTACTGATTCAACCAAACAAGATATTAATATCAAAAGTGGAAAACCAATTCTTGTTTGGGTTGATTATGATTCTTCAGTGAATCTTGTTAGTGTTACACTTTCTCCAACTTCAATTAAACCTAAAACACCAATCTTGTCCTTACATATGGATCTATCACCTATTCTTCTTGATAATATGTATGTTGGATTCTCTGCATCGACCGGTATGCTTGCTAGCTCTCATTACTTATTGGGTTGGAGCTTTAAAATCAACGGTCCAGCCCCACGTCTTGATTTGTCTTCACTACCTCAACCTCCGCAACCAAAGAAGAAGCACATGTCTTTGATATTCATAACTGGTATTTCACTTACAGCTTCTGTTATTGTATTGTGTTTTGTTGTATTTGGTATTTACCTTTTCAGAAAAATCAAGAATGCTGATGTAATAGAAGCATGGGAGCTTCAAATTGGACCACATAGATACTCTTATCAAGAGCTCAAGAAAGCTACAAAAGGTTTCAAGGAGAAAGAGCTACTTGGACAGGGTGGTTTCGGAAGAGTTTATAAAGGGACGTTGCCGAAATCAAAGATCCAAGTAGCTGTTAAGAGAGTTTCACATGAATCAAAACAAGGGCTGAGAGAATTTGTGTCTGAAATCTCAAGCTTAGGACGGCTTTGCCACCGGAATTTGGTTCAGTTACTCGGTTGGTGTCGCCGCAGAGGCGACCTTTTACTTGTTTACGATTTCATGGCTAATGGAAGCTTAGACAAGTACTTGTTTGATGATGCAGAAATTGTGCTAAGTTGGGAGCAAAggtttaaaataataaaggatGTTGCTTCAGGTCTTTCATTTCTGCATGAAGGCTATGAACAAGTGGTAATACACAGAGATGTTAAGGCTAGTAATGTCTTGTTGGATTTTGAACTCAATGGAAAAttaggtgattttggtttagcaAGGTTGTATGAACATGGTGCTAATCCCGGCACAACGAGAGTGGTGGGAACATTAGGCTATTTGGCGCCGGAGTTGCCTAGAACAGGAAAGGCATCTACGAGCTCCGACGTTTTTGCATTTGGTGCACTTCTGCTCGAGGTTGCTTGCGGAAGAAGGCCTATTGAGCCAAAGGCCTTAGAACAAGAGTTGGTGTTGGTTGAATGGGTGTGGGAAAAGTATAAACAAGGAATGTTACTTGAAGTAGTGGATCCTAAATTAAATGGTAGTTTTGATGAATGTGAGGTTATAATGGTGTTGAAATTGGGGATGATTTGTTCAAATGATATGCCAACTATAAGGCCTAGCATGAGACAAGTAGTAATGATTTTGGATGGAGAAGTTGAGTTGCCAAATGAATTAAGAAAGCCAGGAATTATTGATTCACAAGAGGGGTTTGATGAATTCTTGCATTCTATTGGAACTTCTTCATTTGATAAGACAAGTTCAAGCTCATATCTTGGAAATAGAGATGTGAATACTAATACTAGTTCTATCTCTTTTGCTAATTCACCTTAA
- the LOC123892381 gene encoding uncharacterized protein LOC123892381, translated as MGFISKGAIVFSSILVLLSATTCAIDSGDKFENKNIKSATFISEMFEVGPGKVAYKSFNDIEFPKGHVGIKSFDAELVDEKGNSVPLYEAYLHHFFAIKYHAIDWNMSKITPKDPLEGNIYIRNDGTCNTYILPHYWGLGGEARGTKSKIPDPYAVEHGNPSTIPSGYQEKWLLNIMVIDTRGTKDRKRCTELQIKKGFRSTY; from the exons ATGGGGTTTATAAGTAAAGGGGCAATAGTTTTTTCATCAATACTAGTGCTTTTATCAGCCACAACATGTGCAATTGATTCAGGggataaatttgaaaataaaaatataaaatcagctACTTTTATTTCTGAAATGTTTGAAGTGGGTCCCGGAAAAGTCGCATATAAAAGTTTCAATGATATTGAATTTCCAAAGGGTCATGTTGGAATAAAGAGTTTTGATGCTGAACTAGTTGATGAAAAAGGAAATTCTGTACCATTATATGAAGCATATCTACATCATTTTTTTGCTATAAAATACCATGCAATAGATTGGAATATGTCAAAAATAACCCCTAAGGATCCTTTGGAAGGTAACATTTATATTAGAAATGATGGAACATGTAATACTTATATTCTGCCACATTATTGGGGTTTGGGAGGTGAAGCACGAGGAACAAAATCAAAGATTCCAGATCCTTATGCTGTAGAGCATGGCAACCCTTCAACTATTCCATCGGGATACCAAGAAAAGTGGCTCCTAAATATCATGGTTATTGATACACGTGGAACAAAAGATAGAAAACGTTGTACTGAAT TGCAAATTAAAAAAGGGTTTCGAAGCACCTACTAG
- the LOC123892378 gene encoding uncharacterized protein LOC123892378 → MARCQGSSLCFTFFHVEEPSPLEKENTLGILSFDAVKTMCRLVSLYKSLTDVEIHRLRRHVIKSKGVANLNSNDECFLLNLACAERLQDLNLAAAAVSRLGVRCSNKGLSNFETVYAEMKNGGVDLKKIEFGTRNVEKVVEKMEKLVSATRNLHNAMESLSEMEASENKIQKWRTMRANNGLKVKVECFNDKIVYHKRQVQYFKQISLWNLSVDKVVGLLAQIICIVYARISFVFGSLISGNNNNNNNNNNNGVKVKGLYRMKMHNRCCKIEHRELYKINRCIFDKDEKKKKNNVGVKINKMGVIQSHGHSLAPAVGSCSGGGKIVAKNNSVFRLAPPTTVGGVGLSQRYANVILFTERIVHASTAIGDDARKLLYEMLPERLKVKLGGKLRKMWLKLEENSEDEEENQEKWTMSERRGAAEEVMDWLAPLANDTLKWQAERNLEKQKFETKPTVLLLQTLHYSNLEKVEDALVDVLVGLSCIYWNQKQW, encoded by the coding sequence ATGGCTCGTTGTCAAGGGTCATCTTTATGTTTCACATTTTTTCACGTTGAAGAACCGTCACcgttagaaaaagaaaataccCTCGGTATCCTCTCTTTTGACGCCGTTAAAACGATGTGTCGTCTCGTCTCCCTTTACAAATCATTAACGGACGTTGAAATCCACAGACTCCGTCGCCACGTCATCAAATCCAAAGGCGTAGCTAACCTTAATTCTAACGATGAATGTTTCCTCCTTAATCTTGCTTGCGCTGAACGTCTCCAAGATCTTAACTTAGCTGCCGCGGCCGTTTCACGTCTCGGCGTACGCTGTTCGAATAAGGGTTTGAGTAATTTCGAAACAGTTTACGCCGAGATGAAAAACGGTGGCGTTGATTTAAAGAAAATTGAATTTGGAACAAGGAATGTTGAGAAAGTAGTTGAGAAAATGGAGAAACTTGTTTCTGCAACGAGGAATCTTCATAATGCAATGGAATCTTTGTCTGAAATGGAAGCTTCTGAGAACAAGATTCAGAAATGGAGAACAATGAGAGCTAATAATGGTCTTaaggtaaaagttgaatgtttCAATGATAAGATTGTTTATCATAAAAGACAAGTTCAATATTTCAAACAAATTTCGCTTTGGAATTTATCGGTTGATAAAGTTGTTGGGTTATTGGCTCAGATTATTTGCATTGTTTATGCTAGAATCAGCTTTGTTTTTGGATCTTTGATTTCTggtaacaataacaacaataacaacaacaacaacaatggtgTTAAGGTTAAAGGTCTTTATCGAATGAAAATGCATAATCGTtgttgtaaaattgaacatagGGAGTTGTATAAGATAAACCGTTGTATATTTGATaaagatgaaaagaaaaagaagaataatgtTGGTGTGAAGATAAATAAAATGGGTGTGATTCAGTCTCATGGTCATTCTCTGGCGCCGGCGGTGGGTTCTTGCAGCGGTGGAGGAAAGATTGTGGCTAAGAATAATAGTGTTTTCAGGTTGGCACCACCAACAACGGTTGGTGGAGTAGGGCTTTCACAAAGATATGCAAATGTGATTCTTTTCACCGAGAGGATTGTGCATGCTTCTACGGCGATAGGAGATGACGCGCGGAAGTTGTTGTACGAGATGTTACCAGAGAGATTGAAGGTGAAGTTGGGAGGGAAATTGAGGAAAATGTGGTTGAAATTGGAGGAGAACTCAGAGGATGAGGAGGAGAATCAAGAGAAATGGACTATGTCTGAACGCCGTGGCGCGGCTGAGGAGGTGATGGATTGGTTGGCACCATTGGCAAATGATACATTGAAGTGGCAAGCTGAGAGGAATTTGGAGAAGCAAAAGTTTGAGACTAAACCAACTGTGTTATTGTTGCAAACTTTGCATTATTCCAATTTGGAGAAAGTGGAGGATGCTCTTGTGGATGTATTGGTTGGGTTGAGTTGTATATATTGGAACCAAAAACAATGGTGA
- the LOC123889908 gene encoding L-type lectin-domain containing receptor kinase S.4-like isoform X2 codes for MSHAFYSSPFQLKNSTTGKAFSFSSSFAFAVVSEFPKFGGHGMAFTIAPSKHLKGLPIQYLGLLNSSSVGNFSNHLFAVELDTAKDLDFGDINDNHVGIDINTLKSNASVTAGYYTTDSTKQDINIKSGKPILVWVDYDSSVNLVSVTLSPTSIKPKTPILSLHMDLSPILLDNMYVGFSASTGMLASSHYLLGWSFKINGPAPRLDLSSLPQPPQPKKKHMSLIFITGISLTASVIVLCFVVFGIYLFRKIKNADVIEAWELQIGPHRYSYQELKKATKGFKEKELLGQGGFGRVYKGTLPKSKIQVAVKRVSHESKQGLREFVSEISSLGRLCHRNLVQLLGWCRRRGDLLLVYDFMANGSLDKYLFDDAEIVLSWEQRFKIIKDVASGLSFLHEGYEQVVIHRDVKASNVLLDFELNGKLGDFGLARLYEHGANPGTTRVVGTLGYLAPELPRTGKASTSSDVFAFGALLLEVACGRRPIEPKALEQELVLVEWVWEKYKQGMLLEVVDPKLNGSFDECEVIMVLKLGMICSNDMPTIRPSMRQVVMILDGEVELPNELRKPGIIDSQEGFDEFLHSIGTSSFDKTSSSSYLGNRDVNTNTSSISFANSP; via the coding sequence ATGAGTCACGCTTTTTACTCTTCACCTTTTCAGCTAAAGAACTCAACAACTGGTAAagctttttccttttcttcatcttttgcTTTTGCTGTTGTTTCTGAGTTTCCTAAATTTGGTGGTCATGGCATGGCTTTCACAATAGCACCTTCTAAGCATCTCAAAGGTTTACCTATTCAGTATCTTGGTCTTCTCAATTCAAGTAGTGTTGGTAATTTCTCTAACCATCTTTTTGCTGTTGAGTTGGACACTGCCAAAGACTTAGATTTTGGTGATATCAATGATAACCATGTTGGAATAGACATCAATACTTTGAAGTCAAATGCATCTGTTACTGCTGGTTATTACACTACTGATTCAACCAAACAAGATATTAATATCAAAAGTGGAAAACCAATTCTTGTTTGGGTTGATTATGATTCTTCAGTGAATCTTGTTAGTGTTACACTTTCTCCAACTTCAATTAAACCTAAAACACCAATCTTGTCCTTACATATGGATCTATCACCTATTCTTCTTGATAATATGTATGTTGGATTCTCTGCATCGACCGGTATGCTTGCTAGCTCTCATTACTTATTGGGTTGGAGCTTTAAAATCAACGGTCCAGCCCCACGTCTTGATTTGTCTTCACTACCTCAACCTCCGCAACCAAAGAAGAAGCACATGTCTTTGATATTCATAACTGGTATTTCACTTACAGCTTCTGTTATTGTATTGTGTTTTGTTGTATTTGGTATTTACCTTTTCAGAAAAATCAAGAATGCTGATGTAATAGAAGCATGGGAGCTTCAAATTGGACCACATAGATACTCTTATCAAGAGCTCAAGAAAGCTACAAAAGGTTTCAAGGAGAAAGAGCTACTTGGACAGGGTGGTTTCGGAAGAGTTTATAAAGGGACGTTGCCGAAATCAAAGATCCAAGTAGCTGTTAAGAGAGTTTCACATGAATCAAAACAAGGGCTGAGAGAATTTGTGTCTGAAATCTCAAGCTTAGGACGGCTTTGCCACCGGAATTTGGTTCAGTTACTCGGTTGGTGTCGCCGCAGAGGCGACCTTTTACTTGTTTACGATTTCATGGCTAATGGAAGCTTAGACAAGTACTTGTTTGATGATGCAGAAATTGTGCTAAGTTGGGAGCAAAggtttaaaataataaaggatGTTGCTTCAGGTCTTTCATTTCTGCATGAAGGCTATGAACAAGTGGTAATACACAGAGATGTTAAGGCTAGTAATGTCTTGTTGGATTTTGAACTCAATGGAAAAttaggtgattttggtttagcaAGGTTGTATGAACATGGTGCTAATCCCGGCACAACGAGAGTGGTGGGAACATTAGGCTATTTGGCGCCGGAGTTGCCTAGAACAGGAAAGGCATCTACGAGCTCCGACGTTTTTGCATTTGGTGCACTTCTGCTCGAGGTTGCTTGCGGAAGAAGGCCTATTGAGCCAAAGGCCTTAGAACAAGAGTTGGTGTTGGTTGAATGGGTGTGGGAAAAGTATAAACAAGGAATGTTACTTGAAGTAGTGGATCCTAAATTAAATGGTAGTTTTGATGAATGTGAGGTTATAATGGTGTTGAAATTGGGGATGATTTGTTCAAATGATATGCCAACTATAAGGCCTAGCATGAGACAAGTAGTAATGATTTTGGATGGAGAAGTTGAGTTGCCAAATGAATTAAGAAAGCCAGGAATTATTGATTCACAAGAGGGGTTTGATGAATTCTTGCATTCTATTGGAACTTCTTCATTTGATAAGACAAGTTCAAGCTCATATCTTGGAAATAGAGATGTGAATACTAATACTAGTTCTATCTCTTTTGCTAATTCACCTTAA